A window from Corynebacterium urogenitale encodes these proteins:
- a CDS encoding S8 family serine peptidase, with protein MSKFSLFIVCVVSVVALSATGVPTNHASSQTEEYWKVSPGKDDRSLDQWNLSRKSGIAIDDYEIDSLGAGIVVAVVDTGVNPHREFTDRMLPGYDFVSDPVISGGGDGRDPDVSDPGSSVEDPSCRDGKGAVAPASWHGTYVYGIIAAENDGAGISGVSPSAKILPVRASGNCREDNPDVADGIIWASGGQVTNVPSNKHVADVIVVSLSESSKCDEWLGSAINFAESNGSSVVLSAGNKGVDAKLSNPTNCGHGISVGASDKNGDMAYYSNWGENVDVWAPGGDVRTRVQDGIPSSIDLSSGTWEGRDGYGYYQGSSPAAPHVAGVIAGMKGSGFDGANDEIQEILLGCSRSIAPEGSARAVPILNAACAINTVKT; from the coding sequence TTGAGTAAGTTCTCTTTATTTATTGTGTGCGTAGTATCGGTTGTGGCTTTATCGGCAACAGGAGTGCCGACGAACCATGCCTCTTCGCAAACAGAGGAATACTGGAAGGTTTCTCCGGGTAAAGACGATCGTTCTTTAGATCAGTGGAATCTTTCCCGTAAATCGGGTATTGCTATCGATGACTATGAAATTGACAGTTTGGGGGCGGGGATTGTTGTGGCCGTGGTCGATACGGGAGTGAATCCGCATAGAGAATTCACGGACCGCATGCTGCCCGGATATGATTTCGTTAGTGATCCAGTAATCTCCGGTGGTGGAGACGGGCGAGACCCTGATGTATCAGATCCAGGGAGTTCTGTAGAGGACCCATCTTGCCGGGATGGCAAGGGAGCAGTTGCGCCCGCAAGCTGGCACGGAACCTATGTTTACGGAATCATCGCCGCCGAGAACGACGGCGCCGGAATATCTGGAGTATCTCCTTCTGCAAAGATTCTCCCGGTTCGTGCCTCTGGGAACTGTCGCGAAGATAATCCTGATGTTGCAGATGGAATTATCTGGGCATCGGGAGGTCAGGTTACTAACGTCCCCTCTAACAAACATGTAGCTGATGTCATCGTGGTGTCGCTTAGTGAATCATCCAAGTGCGATGAGTGGTTAGGTTCTGCGATTAACTTTGCGGAAAGTAATGGTTCTTCGGTGGTCCTGTCTGCCGGGAATAAGGGTGTCGACGCGAAGTTGTCGAATCCCACTAACTGTGGGCATGGAATTAGCGTCGGCGCCTCTGACAAAAATGGTGACATGGCGTACTACTCAAATTGGGGAGAGAATGTAGATGTATGGGCCCCAGGTGGTGATGTCCGAACAAGAGTGCAGGATGGGATCCCATCCAGCATTGATCTGAGTAGTGGAACCTGGGAAGGGAGGGACGGCTATGGCTACTACCAGGGTTCTTCTCCGGCAGCGCCGCATGTCGCTGGTGTCATTGCTGGTATGAAGGGATCTGGTTTCGATGGGGCAAACGATGAGATTCAAGAGATCTTGCTGGGTTGTTCGAGAAGTATCGCGCCAGAGGGCTCTGCGAGAGCAGTTCCCATTCTTAATGCTGCTTGTGCAATCAATACAGTGAAGACCTAG
- a CDS encoding alpha/beta hydrolase, protein MTNFSSTISSISPLNTPLSVSVKDLEFGPDQLGEGFGFHYLELGKDPDKQSPVRCTLVQYKPDNATDFYDRPGLLLVHGMTDYFFQDHVARYFHARGYAVYGLDMRKCGRSWREGQTWHHVTDQSFYDLDITAAATVITNAHPTVTAFGHSTGGLNVTMWASRLRRASVDMPEGPEAVLHAKLAGVVLNSPWFGLQFGAATRFLATRVFPTLGKLNPSLLLPGGINPLYGKSLHASEDGEWDYNLELKPLTPRPKYLTWLNGVVRSIREFQSGHYCTGVPTLLLASDKHHFSKGKITEATRTSDVILKPSQMREHARKANPDVDIVVLKDAVHDVFLSRRHVREHALAITAEWLEENVK, encoded by the coding sequence GTGACGAATTTCAGCAGCACAATCTCTTCCATCAGCCCGCTCAACACTCCCCTCAGTGTGAGCGTCAAGGACCTCGAATTTGGCCCTGACCAGCTGGGTGAGGGCTTCGGATTCCACTACCTTGAACTTGGTAAGGACCCTGATAAGCAGTCGCCTGTCCGCTGCACGCTCGTCCAATACAAACCGGACAATGCGACAGATTTCTATGATCGTCCTGGCTTGTTGCTCGTGCACGGAATGACGGACTATTTCTTCCAAGACCACGTCGCGCGCTATTTCCACGCTCGTGGTTACGCCGTCTATGGCCTTGATATGCGCAAGTGCGGGCGGTCCTGGCGTGAGGGACAGACGTGGCACCACGTCACAGATCAGTCTTTCTACGATCTAGACATCACTGCAGCCGCGACTGTCATCACTAACGCCCACCCGACCGTCACTGCTTTCGGCCACTCCACAGGCGGCCTGAATGTCACGATGTGGGCTAGCCGCCTGCGCCGCGCGAGTGTGGACATGCCGGAGGGTCCGGAAGCTGTTCTCCATGCCAAGCTCGCGGGCGTCGTGCTCAACTCTCCATGGTTCGGCCTCCAATTCGGAGCAGCAACGAGGTTCCTCGCCACGAGGGTCTTCCCCACACTCGGAAAGCTCAATCCCTCCCTCCTCCTACCGGGTGGCATCAATCCTCTGTATGGAAAGTCGCTGCATGCCAGCGAGGATGGCGAATGGGACTACAACTTGGAACTCAAGCCCCTGACCCCACGCCCGAAGTACCTCACCTGGCTCAATGGCGTGGTTCGTTCCATCCGTGAATTCCAGAGTGGGCACTACTGCACCGGCGTGCCGACTCTTTTGCTGGCCTCTGATAAACACCATTTCTCCAAAGGCAAAATCACGGAAGCTACGCGCACCTCAGATGTCATCCTCAAGCCTTCCCAAATGCGCGAACACGCAAGGAAGGCGAACCCCGACGTCGATATCGTGGTACTCAAGGACGCGGTGCACGACGTCTTCCTCTCCCGCCGCCATGTGCGCGAACACGCCCTAGCAATCACCGCCGAGTGGCTTGAAGAGAACGTGAAGTAA
- the map gene encoding type I methionyl aminopeptidase, which produces MTRAPLTPGKATPIRTVPAHIERPEYAWKDSVQENVGEPWVQTPEVIENMREASRIAAEALREAGAAVAPGVTTDELDRIAHEYMLDHGAYPSTLGYRNFPKSCCTSLNEIICHGIPDSTVIEDGDIVNIDVTAYKNGVHGDTNATFIAGEASEEHALLVERTEKALWRGIKAVKPGREINVIGRVIESYAKRFGYNVVRDFTGHGVGPTFHNGLVVLHYDSPGDHTLLEPGMTLTIEPMINLGGLEYDIWDDNWTVQTRDKQWTAQFEHTLVVTEDGCDVLTALD; this is translated from the coding sequence ATGACTAGAGCTCCGCTGACCCCTGGAAAAGCAACCCCCATCCGCACAGTACCGGCGCACATTGAAAGGCCTGAATACGCGTGGAAGGACAGTGTTCAGGAAAACGTTGGCGAGCCATGGGTACAGACTCCGGAGGTCATCGAGAACATGCGCGAGGCTTCCCGTATTGCCGCCGAGGCTTTGCGCGAGGCCGGCGCAGCGGTGGCTCCTGGTGTGACGACGGATGAGCTGGATCGCATCGCCCACGAGTACATGCTGGACCACGGTGCCTACCCATCCACTCTGGGTTACCGGAACTTCCCTAAGTCTTGCTGCACATCGCTGAATGAGATCATCTGCCACGGAATCCCCGATTCCACCGTGATCGAAGACGGGGATATCGTCAATATCGATGTCACCGCCTACAAGAACGGCGTGCACGGTGATACGAATGCCACCTTCATCGCCGGTGAGGCATCCGAGGAACATGCGTTGCTCGTCGAGCGCACGGAGAAGGCTCTATGGCGCGGTATTAAAGCCGTGAAGCCTGGCCGCGAGATCAACGTCATTGGTCGGGTAATCGAAAGCTACGCTAAGCGCTTCGGTTATAACGTCGTTCGCGATTTCACGGGTCACGGTGTGGGTCCGACGTTCCATAACGGACTGGTGGTACTGCACTATGATTCGCCGGGCGACCACACACTTCTGGAGCCGGGAATGACCCTCACCATTGAGCCGATGATTAACCTCGGCGGGCTGGAGTACGACATCTGGGACGATAACTGGACTGTCCAGACCAGGGATAAGCAGTGGACCGCACAGTTTGAGCACACACTGGTAGTCACTGAGGACGGATGCGACGTGCTCACGGCGCTGGACTAA
- a CDS encoding VIT1/CCC1 transporter family protein gives MSYETHNEQQQNGLASKLNWLRAGVLGANDGIVSTAGLVVGVAAAGSSSSAILTAGVAAIAAGAVSMALGEYVSVSAQRDTEDILVREHREAHKRDRRLEEKDIMTSLLELGMSEDTARKASEEMSSEERLAGHLRLELGLDEEDLTSPWMAAAASAGSFILGAVLPLIAAIFAPAGVKIAVIIAATLIALAITGTISAWLSEAHRGRSVARLVIGGALALAVTFVIGWLFGTTVAG, from the coding sequence ATGTCTTACGAAACGCACAATGAGCAGCAGCAAAACGGGCTGGCTTCCAAATTGAATTGGTTGCGAGCGGGAGTGCTGGGTGCCAATGACGGCATCGTCTCCACCGCTGGCCTCGTGGTGGGCGTTGCCGCTGCAGGATCCAGTTCCTCGGCGATCCTCACTGCTGGTGTGGCTGCCATCGCCGCCGGTGCCGTGTCGATGGCCCTCGGAGAATATGTCTCTGTCTCCGCGCAGCGCGATACTGAGGACATCCTCGTTCGTGAACACCGCGAGGCACACAAGCGCGACCGCAGGCTCGAAGAAAAAGACATTATGACCTCGCTCCTCGAGCTCGGCATGTCGGAGGACACGGCCCGGAAGGCTTCCGAGGAAATGAGTAGCGAAGAACGACTGGCTGGGCACCTGCGCCTGGAGCTCGGCTTGGATGAGGAGGACCTGACGAGTCCGTGGATGGCGGCTGCAGCATCGGCAGGCTCGTTCATCTTGGGTGCCGTATTGCCACTCATCGCCGCAATTTTCGCACCAGCGGGTGTGAAAATCGCCGTCATAATCGCCGCAACCCTGATCGCATTGGCTATAACGGGCACGATCTCCGCGTGGCTATCCGAGGCTCATCGCGGCCGCTCCGTGGCGCGCCTGGTCATCGGTGGCGCCCTGGCACTGGCGGTCACCTTCGTCATCGGCTGGCTTTTCGGCACCACAGTCGCGGGTTAG
- the mqo gene encoding malate dehydrogenase (quinone) produces MATNAPGNKDSVDVLLIGAGVISTTLSVMLQQLQPDWSQLILERLDVPGAESSDPWNNAGTGHSALCELNYTPEVGGKIDISKAVGVNEKFQVSRQFWSHLVEEGLLGDPSEFINAVPHVSFANGMKQVDYLKARYEALKDHPLFPNMQYSESETKFREFLPLMAKGRDFNNPVSISWFDEGTDINYGALTRQYLDAVTVKGVEVRYGNEVKNIDRDGSKWKVTTKNLHTGDTSVVTANFVFVGAGGMALPLLQKAGIREIKGYGGFPVSGQWLRCTNEELIEQHQAKVYGKASVGAPPMSVPHLDTRVIDGKKGLLFGPYAGWTPKFLKQGKFTDLLTSLRPGNIPSYLGVAVQELGLTKYLVEEVLKDKTAKVEALREYMPSAKSEDWEVVVAGQRVQVIKPIGAPKFGSLEFGTALVNSADGSIAGLMGASPGASIAPSAMIEVLERCFGSKMGEWGPKLKEMIPSYGSRLSKNPELFKEQWERSQKALKLG; encoded by the coding sequence GTGGCAACTAACGCACCAGGAAATAAAGACTCAGTTGACGTACTGCTGATCGGCGCCGGCGTCATCTCCACCACCCTCTCCGTCATGCTGCAGCAGCTGCAGCCGGACTGGTCCCAGCTCATCCTCGAGCGTCTGGACGTACCGGGTGCGGAGTCCTCTGACCCATGGAACAACGCTGGTACCGGCCACTCTGCGCTGTGCGAGCTGAACTACACCCCTGAGGTCGGCGGCAAGATTGATATCTCCAAGGCCGTCGGCGTGAATGAGAAGTTCCAGGTCTCCCGACAGTTCTGGTCCCACCTCGTGGAGGAGGGTCTGCTGGGCGATCCTTCCGAGTTCATCAACGCAGTTCCTCACGTATCCTTCGCTAACGGCATGAAGCAGGTGGACTACCTCAAGGCCCGTTACGAGGCTCTGAAGGATCACCCGCTGTTCCCGAATATGCAGTACAGCGAGTCTGAGACGAAGTTCCGTGAGTTCCTGCCACTGATGGCCAAGGGACGCGACTTCAACAACCCAGTCTCCATCTCCTGGTTCGATGAAGGTACCGATATTAACTACGGTGCCCTGACCCGTCAGTACCTGGATGCCGTGACCGTCAAGGGTGTCGAGGTGCGCTACGGCAACGAAGTCAAGAACATCGATCGCGACGGCTCCAAGTGGAAGGTGACCACCAAGAACCTGCACACCGGCGATACTTCAGTCGTGACCGCCAACTTCGTGTTCGTCGGCGCCGGTGGTATGGCTCTGCCACTGCTGCAGAAGGCTGGCATTCGCGAAATCAAGGGCTACGGTGGCTTCCCGGTTTCCGGCCAGTGGTTGCGTTGCACGAATGAGGAACTCATCGAGCAGCACCAGGCCAAGGTGTACGGCAAGGCTTCCGTCGGCGCTCCACCAATGTCCGTTCCACACTTGGACACTCGTGTCATCGACGGCAAGAAGGGCCTCCTGTTCGGCCCATACGCGGGCTGGACACCGAAGTTCCTGAAGCAGGGTAAGTTCACTGACCTGCTAACTTCCCTCCGACCAGGCAACATTCCTTCCTACCTGGGTGTTGCCGTCCAGGAGTTGGGCTTGACCAAGTACCTCGTCGAGGAAGTCCTGAAGGACAAGACCGCCAAGGTGGAAGCTCTGCGTGAGTACATGCCATCTGCCAAGTCCGAGGACTGGGAGGTCGTCGTGGCTGGCCAGCGCGTTCAGGTGATTAAGCCAATCGGTGCTCCGAAGTTCGGTTCTTTGGAGTTTGGAACTGCCCTGGTGAACTCCGCTGACGGTTCCATCGCCGGCCTGATGGGCGCATCCCCAGGCGCATCCATTGCCCCATCCGCCATGATTGAGGTTCTGGAGCGTTGCTTCGGTTCCAAGATGGGCGAGTGGGGACCGAAGCTGAAGGAGATGATTCCTTCCTACGGCTCCCGCCTGTCGAAGAACCCAGAGCTGTTCAAGGAGCAGTGGGAGCGTTCCCAGAAGGCCCTCAAGCTGGGATAG
- a CDS encoding YaaA family protein — protein sequence MLIILPPSETKAVGGSGTPVSLDNLLLAELSPSVTETRARLADALSAMTDADSLPLLGLKPTQAIHLEHNAEVLTSPTMPAIERYTGVAYDALDVTGQRTGSPLDSTARQRLAIGSALFGVIGAEDMIPYYRLSAGSKVRIDNKAATVRSQWSKVLTPALTTWREGTPVTTNGIIDLRSGGYLNLGPVKGALKLRVESEYADGTRKVVSHFNKHYKGLVARELAQADTDLGAENLAEGFCAIVDNAGFRTEIVDAENVTLVVPAEK from the coding sequence ATGCTCATCATTCTCCCGCCTTCGGAAACCAAAGCTGTCGGTGGCTCCGGCACTCCCGTCAGCTTGGATAATTTGCTGCTCGCCGAGCTTTCACCGAGCGTGACGGAGACCCGTGCACGCCTAGCCGATGCCCTCAGCGCTATGACCGACGCGGACTCGCTCCCCCTCCTTGGGTTGAAGCCCACCCAAGCCATTCATCTCGAGCACAATGCCGAGGTGCTCACCTCCCCCACGATGCCTGCGATCGAGCGGTATACGGGTGTGGCTTATGATGCGCTCGACGTCACCGGCCAGCGCACGGGCTCTCCCCTCGATAGCACTGCTCGTCAGCGGCTGGCGATTGGCTCCGCCCTCTTCGGAGTGATTGGTGCGGAAGATATGATTCCTTACTACCGTCTTTCCGCTGGCTCCAAAGTGCGGATCGATAACAAAGCAGCGACCGTACGCTCCCAATGGTCTAAGGTTCTCACTCCGGCTCTCACGACATGGCGAGAGGGCACACCGGTGACAACGAACGGGATCATCGACCTTCGCTCAGGCGGCTACCTCAACCTCGGCCCGGTGAAGGGCGCGCTGAAGCTGCGCGTGGAGTCCGAGTATGCGGATGGGACGCGCAAGGTGGTGAGCCATTTCAACAAGCACTACAAGGGTCTGGTGGCACGCGAGTTAGCGCAGGCGGACACCGATCTGGGTGCTGAAAATCTGGCGGAGGGGTTCTGCGCTATCGTCGACAACGCTGGCTTCCGCACAGAAATCGTGGATGCGGAGAATGTGACGCTCGTAGTGCCTGCAGAGAAATAA
- a CDS encoding SDR family oxidoreductase has protein sequence MTSPRTAVITGAASGIGRSLAIKLAALDYRVHLADRNAGGLAETRSAIEAGGGTVLSVKELDITEQESVTAWANELVSAHGVPDEVHHVAGIAIWGDAATMPHEKWQAVIDVNLMGSIHMVQAFTPHLQVAKAKRKTPRRKLVFVSSAAGIIGLPWHAAYSASKGGVIGMCEVLRFDLAPKGVDVHVVAPGAVDTPLVSTIDIDGVDQSNKRVRKAKSLFQGHAKSPDQVADSIIKGVAKKKYLITTSGDISLARWAQVNLPFAYKGAMKGLNRAFRWAASDARQ, from the coding sequence ATGACTTCCCCACGAACCGCCGTCATCACCGGAGCCGCCTCGGGCATAGGACGCTCGTTGGCCATCAAACTGGCCGCACTGGATTATCGCGTGCATCTGGCCGATCGCAACGCCGGTGGCCTCGCCGAAACGCGGTCCGCCATCGAAGCAGGTGGTGGAACCGTGCTCAGTGTGAAGGAGCTGGACATCACCGAACAGGAATCGGTGACCGCCTGGGCCAATGAACTCGTTTCTGCTCACGGCGTGCCGGATGAAGTGCACCACGTGGCTGGTATAGCCATTTGGGGTGACGCTGCCACGATGCCACATGAAAAATGGCAGGCCGTCATCGACGTGAACCTCATGGGTTCTATCCACATGGTCCAAGCCTTCACCCCACACCTACAGGTGGCGAAGGCGAAGCGTAAGACTCCGCGGCGCAAACTCGTGTTCGTCTCATCTGCGGCGGGCATCATCGGCCTGCCGTGGCACGCGGCGTATTCCGCGTCCAAGGGCGGTGTGATCGGCATGTGCGAAGTACTACGCTTCGACCTAGCGCCAAAGGGCGTAGACGTGCACGTGGTGGCGCCAGGCGCTGTGGACACTCCCCTAGTATCCACGATCGATATCGACGGCGTGGATCAGTCCAATAAGCGTGTGCGGAAGGCCAAGAGCCTGTTCCAGGGACACGCGAAGAGCCCTGACCAGGTGGCGGATTCCATCATCAAGGGCGTGGCGAAGAAGAAGTACCTCATCACGACGTCCGGCGACATTTCTCTAGCTCGCTGGGCGCAGGTGAATCTTCCCTTCGCGTACAAGGGTGCGATGAAGGGGCTCAACAGGGCTTTCCGTTGGGCGGCTAGCGACGCTCGTCAATGA
- the cobA gene encoding uroporphyrinogen-III C-methyltransferase, producing the protein MTLHLSNLRVFVPSTPSAPLIAERLVESGADAVVGEVSSFYADAEAQQRWAFALLPADVSEENAREVLSRAQEFGVPVDDRRGQGEIRGGKGIVTLVGGGPGDPDLITVAGARAIAEADVILTDHLGPYALAEEAARHGAEVIDVSKLPYGKQVSQEKTNAMLIEQAKMGKNVVRLKGGDNFIFGRGYEEWEVLAAAGIPVRVIPGVTSATSAPAAAGLSLTHRGLNHDITLVSGHVPPGHERSKTNWHALAQMTGSLVLIMAVKNAPAIARVLMETEGGRAPKTPVAIVESASLPEQRVTQCTLEELASDSATRDVQPPAIFVIGEAAGKRMELAD; encoded by the coding sequence ATGACACTTCACCTCTCTAACCTCCGCGTCTTCGTACCGTCGACTCCGAGTGCTCCGCTCATCGCCGAGCGGCTCGTTGAGTCCGGTGCGGACGCTGTGGTTGGGGAGGTGTCTTCCTTTTATGCTGACGCAGAGGCGCAGCAGCGGTGGGCTTTCGCATTACTGCCCGCGGACGTCTCCGAGGAAAATGCTCGCGAGGTGCTTTCCCGTGCGCAGGAGTTCGGAGTTCCTGTGGATGACCGTCGAGGGCAAGGGGAGATTCGCGGTGGCAAGGGAATCGTCACACTTGTGGGGGGTGGGCCGGGCGACCCAGACCTCATTACGGTTGCGGGTGCGCGCGCGATCGCGGAAGCCGATGTGATTCTTACCGATCACCTCGGGCCCTATGCGCTTGCCGAGGAAGCCGCCCGACACGGCGCAGAAGTGATCGACGTATCGAAGCTGCCCTACGGCAAGCAAGTTTCCCAAGAGAAGACGAATGCGATGCTCATTGAGCAGGCAAAAATGGGGAAGAATGTCGTGCGGCTTAAGGGCGGGGATAACTTTATTTTTGGCCGTGGGTACGAGGAGTGGGAGGTTCTTGCTGCAGCGGGGATTCCCGTTAGAGTCATTCCGGGCGTGACTTCAGCGACCTCCGCACCAGCTGCAGCGGGCTTGAGCTTGACCCATCGCGGGCTAAACCACGACATCACGCTAGTATCCGGCCACGTGCCACCGGGACACGAGAGGTCAAAGACGAATTGGCATGCGCTGGCTCAGATGACCGGTAGCCTCGTGCTCATCATGGCGGTCAAGAATGCGCCGGCGATCGCGCGCGTGTTGATGGAGACTGAGGGTGGGCGCGCACCAAAGACCCCCGTGGCGATCGTGGAGTCCGCATCTCTGCCGGAGCAGCGGGTCACGCAGTGCACTCTGGAAGAGTTGGCCAGTGATTCGGCCACGCGTGACGTGCAACCGCCAGCGATTTTCGTCATCGGCGAGGCCGCGGGCAAGCGCATGGAACTCGCTGACTAG
- a CDS encoding carboxymuconolactone decarboxylase family protein has product MSTSFTKTGYRGPGPADPSELGPVIGTIARIGARVQGRKTLGVFATIGRAPRLFRGWLLYSATMMPFGYLSRKETELIILRVAHLRGADYEYDQHKDLAARAGLTPEEIAATAQERHGFVGRWATLLDAAGEIVKDRNLSDLTWTRLSGVLNKREQVAFTMLVTQYDGLATALDVLDVPIDERR; this is encoded by the coding sequence ATGTCTACTTCCTTCACCAAGACCGGATACCGCGGACCGGGGCCTGCAGATCCTAGCGAGCTTGGCCCCGTCATTGGCACCATCGCGCGCATCGGCGCTCGCGTGCAGGGGCGGAAGACCCTCGGAGTGTTTGCCACCATCGGGCGCGCGCCGCGACTATTCCGCGGGTGGCTACTCTATTCGGCCACGATGATGCCCTTCGGCTACCTTTCGCGTAAAGAAACTGAACTCATCATCCTGCGTGTAGCTCACCTGCGCGGGGCGGACTATGAGTATGACCAGCATAAGGATCTCGCCGCTCGTGCCGGATTAACACCCGAGGAGATCGCTGCGACCGCCCAGGAGCGTCACGGCTTCGTGGGGCGCTGGGCCACGCTACTCGACGCGGCGGGGGAGATCGTGAAGGACCGGAATCTCTCTGACCTCACGTGGACGCGACTGTCCGGGGTTCTCAACAAGCGTGAGCAGGTGGCATTTACCATGCTCGTAACTCAGTACGATGGCCTTGCTACCGCGCTGGATGTGTTGGACGTTCCTATTGACGAGCGTCGCTAG
- a CDS encoding DUF6973 domain-containing protein: MILECLNDFPSRWGVAEKIANNHEASWLNDPGELEMDLHNNAVGRIVGQLVKENDQEDSVVFGHCNMMSFLGKLKTL, from the coding sequence TTGATTCTGGAATGCCTTAATGACTTTCCATCTCGGTGGGGTGTAGCGGAAAAGATTGCGAATAACCACGAAGCTTCTTGGCTGAATGATCCAGGAGAGCTGGAGATGGACCTCCACAACAATGCTGTAGGTAGGATTGTAGGTCAACTAGTAAAGGAAAACGATCAGGAAGACAGCGTTGTCTTTGGTCATTGCAATATGATGTCTTTCCTCGGGAAGCTAAAGACTCTTTAA
- the mtr gene encoding mycothione reductase, giving the protein MAEHYDLIIVGTGSGNSLPSPEFDDHKIAIVEAGTFGGTCINVGCIPTKMFVYAADVAREIWDARRLSLDAELTGVDWKDIQRRVFRERIDPISNEGEEYRRGPETPNITLYSGTASFAGPRRLVIDDANRSVITGDAIVLATGGRPFVPPVIAESGVRYRTNEDIMRLEELPESLTILGGGIIAVEFAHVFSALGTKVTVINRSPKLLKKLDETVVERFNEVAATQWENKLGRTVEAVREDNGRVVVTLDDGQEVSSAELLVAMGRTNNSDRLDCAAGGVELEDDGRITVDRYGRTTAEGVWALGDAANEFELKHVANAEARVVQHNLLRPDDLREYNHELVPSGIFTHPQIATVGMTEAQARDAGHEVTVKVQEYRNVAYGWAMEDTNGFCKLIADARSGKLLGAHIMGPQASTLIQQLITVMAFDLDCREVAKNQYWPHPALSELVENALLGLQFTTSPPEGLKP; this is encoded by the coding sequence ATGGCTGAACACTACGACCTCATCATCGTCGGCACAGGATCCGGAAACTCACTGCCCTCCCCCGAGTTTGATGATCACAAGATCGCGATCGTCGAAGCTGGAACATTCGGTGGAACGTGCATCAACGTGGGGTGCATCCCCACCAAGATGTTCGTCTACGCAGCGGATGTAGCCCGTGAGATCTGGGATGCACGCCGTCTCTCCCTCGATGCTGAACTCACTGGAGTGGACTGGAAAGACATTCAGCGGCGTGTGTTCCGCGAGCGCATCGACCCAATCTCAAACGAGGGCGAAGAGTATCGCCGGGGTCCCGAGACCCCGAATATCACCCTGTACTCCGGCACGGCCAGCTTCGCAGGTCCCCGTCGCCTCGTTATCGACGACGCCAACAGGTCAGTGATCACAGGCGATGCGATAGTCCTCGCCACCGGTGGGCGGCCATTCGTCCCACCCGTGATTGCCGAATCCGGCGTTCGCTACCGGACGAACGAGGACATTATGCGCTTGGAGGAGCTACCGGAGAGCCTCACCATTCTCGGCGGCGGCATCATCGCCGTGGAGTTCGCGCACGTATTTTCCGCACTCGGCACGAAGGTGACCGTCATCAACCGTTCGCCGAAGCTGCTGAAGAAGTTGGATGAAACGGTCGTAGAACGCTTCAACGAGGTTGCCGCCACGCAGTGGGAGAACAAACTGGGCCGCACAGTCGAAGCCGTGCGCGAGGACAATGGGCGCGTGGTGGTCACCCTTGACGATGGGCAAGAAGTGAGCTCAGCGGAGTTGCTCGTCGCAATGGGCCGGACCAATAACTCGGATCGACTCGATTGCGCGGCTGGTGGCGTCGAATTGGAAGACGACGGGCGGATCACCGTCGACCGCTACGGCCGCACCACAGCCGAGGGTGTATGGGCGCTGGGGGACGCTGCCAACGAATTCGAACTCAAACACGTAGCGAACGCGGAAGCGCGCGTTGTTCAGCACAACCTCCTGCGCCCGGACGATCTGCGTGAATACAACCACGAACTGGTGCCGTCAGGGATCTTCACACACCCGCAGATCGCCACCGTGGGCATGACCGAAGCTCAGGCGCGGGACGCTGGACATGAGGTCACCGTCAAGGTGCAGGAGTATCGGAACGTGGCCTACGGCTGGGCGATGGAAGATACGAACGGTTTCTGCAAACTCATCGCCGATGCACGCAGCGGGAAGCTGCTCGGCGCTCACATCATGGGCCCACAGGCAAGCACACTCATCCAGCAACTGATCACCGTCATGGCGTTCGATCTGGACTGCCGCGAGGTGGCGAAAAACCAGTATTGGCCACACCCGGCACTGTCAGAACTGGTAGAAAACGCATTACTAGGTCTCCAATTCACCACCTCACCACCTGAAGGACTGAAGCCCTAA